One Lolium rigidum isolate FL_2022 unplaced genomic scaffold, APGP_CSIRO_Lrig_0.1 contig_37348_1, whole genome shotgun sequence DNA segment encodes these proteins:
- the LOC124681239 gene encoding F-box/LRR-repeat protein At3g58930-like, with protein sequence MADKAVASGDDRISALPLDLRLRLLSLLPADEAVRSSELSREWRGLWKKMPSLRLVGLEQFETAEGFNEFVNHLIVLRGHLPLDKFEIQVRQSEAAVSYPYANLWIQYALICKVPVLDVLCEAGVVDSIQLTVPLVSDHLTTLNLCEVDLEKCSALVDSELSLDFSSCPLLKSLSMQRCSICVHKISSKSLEQLRITSYSSFNLRSRTWISAPSLISLELSDFVGEAPILESMPFLQKAFIRLYVYDGSWCDAINPKVQKCCNQSCERCYGYPVGGYRSVLLNGLSNAIYLELIADLNVYVYRRDLTRCPIFGNLKTLLLNEWCVAHGLHGLVCILQHSPILEKLTLLFYNSKGLPIAIVDDGNHDPVEQTFACEHLKVVNIKCQVMNERVSKTLKLLSTCGIPPEHIRLKVNQSHPYCFSFEMPRDATPSTSDHNAVPSSTADN encoded by the exons ATGGCAGATAAGGCTGTGGCGAGCGGCGACGACCGAATCAGCGCCCTCCCCCTCGACCTCCGTCTGCGCTTGCTTTCTTTGTTGCCCGCGGACGAGGCAGTGCGGAGCAGCGAGCTCTCCCGCGAGTGGCGCGGGCTCTGGAAGAAAATGCCCAGCCTGCGCCTCGTCGGTTTAGAGCAGTTCGAGACCGCCGAGGGTTTCAACGAGTTCGTGAACCATCTCATTGTCCTCCGAGGCCACTTGCCCCTCGACAAGTTCGAGATCCAGGTTCGTCAATCCGAGGCAGCTGTGTCATATCCATACGCCAATCTGTGGATCCAGTATGCTCTGATCTGCAAGGTTCCGGTGCTCGACGTCTTGTGCGAAGCTGGTGTCGTCGATAGTATACAACTCACAGTGCCTCTTGTCTCTGACCACCTGACGACCCTAAATCTTTGCGAAGTTGATTTGGAAAAATGCTCTGCACTTGTTGACTCGGAACTATCTCTGGATTTCTCAAGCTGCCCCTTGTTAAAGAGTCTAAGTATGCAGCGTTGCAGCATTTGCGTGCACAAGATCTCTTCCAAATCGCTAGAGCAGCTACGCATCACCAGTTATTCTTCCTTTAATCTGCGTTCCCGTACCTGGATTTCTGCACCAAGTCTTATTTCACTGGAGCTCAGTGATTTTGTTGGCGAGGCTCCTATCCTTGAAAGCATGCCATTCCTCCAAAAAGCATTCATTAGGCTATATGTGTATGATGGGAGCTGGTGTGATGCTATCAATCCTAAGGTGCAGAAATGTTGTAATCAAAGTTGTGAACGTTGTTACGGTTATCCTGTTGGTGGTTATCGGAGTGTGCTTCTCAATGGCTTGTCCAATGCTATCTATCTGGAGTTGATAGCTGACCTTAACGTG TATGTCTACAGAAGGGATTTGACTCGTTGCCCCATATTTGGCAATTTAAAGACTCTGTTACTGAATGAGTGGTGTGTGGCTCATGGCTTACATGGACTAGTTTGCATTCTCCAACACTCACCTATTCTTGAGAAGCTCACACTTCTGTTCTATAACAGTAAG GGCCTCCCTATTGCAATAGTGGACGATGGAAACCATGATCCAGTAGAACAAACATTTGCATGTGAACACCTTAAGGTAGTTAACATCAAATGTCAAGTGATGAATGAGAGGGTTTCCAAAACTTTGAAGCTCTTGAGTACATGTGGCATACCTCCTGAGCACATTAGGTTGAAGGTCAACCAGTCACACCCATATT GTTTCAGTTTTGAGATGCCACGAGATGCTACACCGTCAACCAGTGACCACAATGCTGTGCCTTCATCCACCGCTGACAACTAA
- the LOC124681238 gene encoding dynamin-related protein 4C-like — protein MGKPKAKRLKASHHDSEDAASGAAASAIAESYNEQIRPLLDAVDRLRHLKVTQEGIQLPTIVVVGDQSSGKSSVLESLAGISLPRGQGICTRVPLVMRLKDDLSAEGSQPVLQLEYGSGRVVTTSEAKVADAIDEATAEIAGSGKGISDAPITLVVRKRGVPDLTLVDLPGITRVPVKGQPDDIYDQVSRIIQEYIAPKESIILNVLSATVDFPTCESIRMSQQVDRNGERTLAVVTKSDRAPEGLLDKVTMDDVNIGLGYVCVRNRVGDETYDQARAEEERLFKKHPLLSKIDKSMVGIPVLAQRLMQIQAAIIAKCLPDIVKQINDRLSRSSGELEQMPPDLNNVADAVRAFFHIVKRACTSLEKILVRGEFDEYPDDRHFHGTARIAEMLNAYAKKLPAECPRRGGDLFLMEEVHVLEETTGIKLPDFLPRSAFLVMLKKKVETVVQMPHDLVREVWDYVEDLTVKILLHHSEDFPQVQPSCRRAVQGLMDKARAQSARHVKELIEMELVADYTSNPDYTKTWSELMEGHGKFMEAVKDHSQPSALTLKGFGRVEVAHMRIHDDLAGQAFDLRARLAAYWRSIVLRLVDGLALHVLRGVKRLAEDDLEVALSDELLGNKMAGVERMLASSPATGSKRQRLKNSIVLLQQSKEAVADIMDRISAVGEV, from the coding sequence ATGGGCAAGCCCAAGGCCAAGAGACTCAAAGCGTCGCACCATGACTCAGAGGATGCCGCGAGCGGCGCCgcagccagcgccatcgccgaatCCTACAACGAGCAGATACGTCCGCTCCTGGACGCTGTCGACCGCCTGCGCCACCTGAAGGTCACGCAGGAGGGCATCCAGCTTCCGaccatcgtcgtcgtcggcgatCAGTCTAGCGGCAAGTCGAGCGTGCTGGAGTCGCTTGCCGGCATCAGCCTCCCTCGCGGCCAGGGCATTTGCACCCGAGTGCCGCTCGTCATGCGGCTTAAGGACGACCTTTCCGCGGAGGGCTCGCAGCCCGTGCTGCAGCTTGAGTACGGCAGCGGCCGCGTCGTCACCACCTCGGAGGCCAAggtcgccgacgccatcgacgaggCAACCGCCGAGATCGCCGGGTCTGGCAAGGGCATCTCTGACGCCCCAATCACCCTCGTCGTGCGGAAGCGCGGAGTGCCGGATCTCACCCTCGTCGACCTGCCCGGCATCACGCGCGTGCCCGTCAAGGGGCAGCCCGACGACATCTACGACCAGGTATCCAGGATCATCCAGGAGTACATCGCGCCCAAGGAGAGCATCATCCTGAACGTGCTCTCCGCCACCGTCGACTTCCCGACGTGCGAGTCCATCCGGATGTCGCAGCAGGTGGACCGCAACGGCGAGCGCACGCTTGCCGTCGTCACCAAGTCCGACAGGGCCCCCGAGGGCCTGCTCGACAAGGTCACCATGGACGACGTCAACATCGGCCTCGGGTACGTCTGCGTCCGCAACCGCGTCGGCGACGAGACGTACGACCAGGCGCGCGCCGAGGAGGAGCGGCTGTTCAAGAAGCACCCGCTCCTGTCCAAGATCGACAAGTCCATGGTGGGCATCCCCGTGCTGGCGCAGCGGCTCATGCAGATCCAGGCGGCCATCATCGCCAAGTGCCTCCCCGACATCGTCAAGCAGATCAACGACCGCCTCAGCCGCAGCAGCGGCGAGCTCGAGCAGATGCCACCGGATCTCAACAACGTCGCCGACGCGGTGCGAGCTTTCTTCCACATCGTCAAGCGGGCGTGCACGTCCCTGGAGAAGATACTCGTGAGGGGCGAGTTCGACGAGTACCCCGACGACCGCCACTTTCACGGCACGGCGCGTATCGCCGAGATGCTCAACGCTTACGCGAAGAAGCTGCCGGCGGAGTGCCCGCGGCGCGGCGGCGACCTGTTCCTGATGGAGGAGGTGCACGTCCTGGAGGAGACAACGGGCATCAAGCTCCCCGACTTCCTCCCAAGGTCGGCCTTCCTCGTCATGCTCAAGAAAAAGGTGGAGACCGTCGTGCAGATGCCGCACGACCTCGTCCGCGAGGTGTGGGACTACGTGGAGGACCTGACGGTGAAGATACTGCTGCATCACTCGGAGGACTTCCCGCAGGTGCAGCCGTCGTGCCGCCGAGCAGTGCAGGGCCTGATGGACAAGGCCCGAGCGCAGTCGGCGCGGCACGTCAAGGAGCTGATCGAGATGGAGCTGGTGGCCGACTACACATCCAACCCCGATTACACCAAGACGTGGTCCGAGCTCATGGAAGGCCACGGCAAGTTCATGGAGGCGGTCAAGGACCATTCGCAGCCCTCTGCCCTCACGCTGAAGGGCTTTGGGAGGGTGGAGGTGGCGCACATGAGGATACACGACGACCTGGCCGGGCAGGCGTTCGACCTACGGGCTCGCCTGGCGGCCTACTGGAGGAGCATTGTGCTCCGCCTCGTGGATGGGCTGGCGCTGCACGTCCTCCGCGGCGTCAAGCGTCTGGCCGAGGACGACCTCGAGGTGGCCTTGTCCGACGAGCTCCTGGGGAACAAGATGGCCGGGGTCGAGCGGATGCTCGCGTCGTCGCCCGCCACCGGCAGCAAGCGCCAGCGCCTCAAGAACAGCATCGTGTTGCTTCAGCAGTCCAAGGAGGCCGTGGCTGACATCATGGACAGGATTAGCGCGGTAGGGGAAGTGTAG